TCCTCATGATGGCATGGATGAACGAACAAGCACTGGATTTGACCATGCAGACAGGCTACGTCCATTACTGGTCGCGTTCTCGCAAGCAGATATGGCGTAAGGGCGAGACGTCACAGCACACCCAACATCTAGAGCGTATCACGCTGGATTGTGATGGCGATACGTTATTGCTCCATGTGACACAAAAGGGCGTCGCATGCCATACAGGACGCCCCTCATGCTTCTATCGCCTATGGAACAAGACAGACAAGACATGGAAGAACACATGCGAACCTCTCATCGACCCCCGGGGCGTTTACAAACGTAAAGACGATAGATAGACAACAGCATGCTGTCTGCCCCCACCATCGAGCTAACCTGAGCGTATTTTTTGACTTATCTCCTTGAAGAGAGGCGTCCCTGCCTTTTGCAACCACTCGAACAAGACCATCTCGGTGGTGACAGCGCTACATCCTTGCTGTTGTAGGCGAGAGAGCGCCACATCGACACTGGCCTTTTTTCGTGACGATACGCCATCAACCACGACAAAGCATTGATACCCCCGCCTCAAGAGGTCGAGGGCTGTTTGCAAAACACAGATATGGGCTTCGATACCAACAATGACGAGCTGCTTTCGCGCCTCATGGCGACAGAGCGCGCCAAGAAAATCTGGTGACGCCGCTGCTGAGAATGTCACCTTGTCTATCCTCATGGACGATGTCTCGATATAAGGTCGTAACGAGGCATGAGTCTCACCCAGCCCTTGAGGATATTGCTGTGAGGCAATGATAGGAATGTCGAGGGAGCGCGCCAACGCACAAAGCAAGGCGGCATTCTTGACGACTCCCTCAGAGTCGGCCATCACAGGAAGCAACTTTTCTTGAATATCTACAAGAATTAGGCAAGAATAGCGATTGCTAAGTAACGTCATATGACACTCATCATCAGCACGAGAGACAAAAGAAAACGCTCCTCCCCTATGCCTCTTCTATACCACAGCACAAGGAACATTGCCCCCTGTTTCTTACATGGTTTGCTCATGGCTGTCACAGCTGTTGTGTTGCTGTTGCTTGGTGCGACATGTCTCTATGCGGACACATCACGCCTACAGGTGAAAGCCATACGTTTTAGCCCCGCGTCGACAGAGACGATGCGGGTTGTTCTCGACATAGCAGGAAAGCATGTCGATTATCATGCGTTTATGTTGGACGAGCCCGTGCGTATCGTTATCGACATCGACCATGGCGCCTTTTCTCTTCCCCAAACGGAGACACCACGCGCTCACGGCTTCATCACCGATTATCGCTATGGTCGCTTCACAGAGACGGTGAGTCGTCTTGTCCTTCTCATGGATTCCTATGTCGTCATCAGCCGAGTCTTCACATTGCCTGTGGATGACGACCACCCGCTCTTGCGTCTGGTGATAGATTTAGAAGCGGTAGAGAACAAGGCGGCCTTTGACAAGAAGCGCCAAGAAAGACGATTCGCCTCCGCAACGGCACTCTTATCTCTTCTGCGTCCTCCTCCCCCACAGAGTCAAGAACCTATGACCCCGCCGTTGCCAAAAAGACAGGACGCCGCACCACCTCATGAACAAGAGCATGAACAGGATGGCGATAAACGTCCTCCCACCACACGCGCGCCTGCTACACCCCCCATTGCGCCCCCTGTTGCGCTTAAGCCTCGAGAGAAGCCTCTTATTGTCATCGATGCGGGGCATGGCGGTATCGATACAGGGGCCATCAGTGTGCATGGCATGGCGGAGAAAGACGTGAATTTGCGCATGGCGTTCCTGTTAAGACGCTATCTGTTGGCGACAGGGAAAGTGCGTGTGTTCATGACGCGCGAGAAAGATGTCTTTGTGTCCTTATCCCAAAGGGTCATCAAGGCCAGAAAGCAACAAGCAAGCTTGTTTTTATCGATTCATGCCGACAGCCACCCTAAGCCCTATGTGAGAGGCTTTTCTGTGTATACATTATCGGAAACGGCGTCAGATAAAGAAGCCGAAGCCCTTGCCCAAAGAGAAAATAAATCAGACATTATCGCTGGCGTTGACTTTCGTAAAGAGAGGCCTGAGGTCTTCGATATCTTAATTGACTTGACACAGAGAGCAACCAATGACAACGCCCATAGGCTGGCCCTTTGTGTCGTCGATAGAATGCGTGTCGTATCTTCAAGCTTACCGAACCCCAAGCGCTCTGCTGGATTTGCTGTGCTCAAAGCCCCCGATATTCCGTCCATTCTCATCGAGCTTGGCTATTTGTCAAATACAGAAGATGAAAAACGTCTACGAAAAACAGGCTATCTTGCCGCCTTAGCGCGCGCCATCACCGATGCCGTCACACGCCATATCGGTGACACATGCCCCTCGACACAGAAAAACCTTTAACCTCACAAAAAGAGAATTATATGATACAATAAGGCGAGCACCTTAGGAAAAACAGAGAAGACACTCTATGGATTATTACATGTCTTATGACGATAGGCGGCGCGCCTTCTGGCGGCGTATCACCCTCTTCACGGCACTGGCTGTGGGGCTGTGTGCCATCGTCCTTATTGTCATCATCTCCACCTATAGCCGAGGACTCCCAGACCATCGTCATCTTGCCGACTATAAGCCACAGACGACAACGAGGATTTACGCCTCTGATGGGGAGTTCATGTCGGAATATGCCTACGAAAAACGCGTGTTCGTTCCCATCGAGGATATTCCGAGGCGGGTTATCGATGCCTTCATTGCGACCGAAGACCAAAATTTCTGGTCGCACCCTGGGGTCGATGTATTCAGTATGGTGCGCGCTGCCATAGGGAATATCCAGCGTTATCGGGATAATAGACGCCCGCAAGGAGGCTCAACCATTACACAGCAGGTCGCGAAAAATTTCTTGCTCAGCAACGAATTATCCCTAGAGCGCAAGATCAAAGAGGCGCTTCTTGCCTTACGTATCGAAGAGACTCTCTCGAAGGAGCGTATTCTCGAGCTTTACCTTAATGAGATTTACTTAGGGCTCAGTGCCTATGGTGTGGCAAGTGCCGCACAGATTTACTTTGGCAAGACACTTGGTGAGCTCACTCTTCCTGAGGCAGCGTTTCTGGCGGGGCTACCAAAAGCGCCCAGCACATATCACCCCATACGCCACCCCTTGCGCGCCATTGAAAGGCGTAACTGGGCTTTAGGACGCATGGAGGACGAAGGCATGATCTCTTCCACCGAGTATCATATCGCCACAAAACAACCTTTGAATACACTCTCTAAAAAGCAAGAAAACCTTGATACCCATTATTTCTCGGAGGAAGTTCGACAAGAATTGGTCACGCGCTATGACGAGAAAACGCTCTATAGCGGGGGTCTCAGCGTCTACACATCCCTTGACCCTCACCTGCAAGACATCGCCCATCGCTCTCTCATCGATGGGTTAGAGTATTTCGACCAAAAATTAGGTTATCGAGGCCCTATCGCCCATCTTGCCGTCCTCAATGACTGGCAGAAGCAACTGACCGCCATCGACCATCCATCGGGAGCGCACCTATTGGATATGGCCGTTGTCCTCAGCACGACACGAGACAATGCCCGTATCGGACTGAGCCATGGCGGCGAGGGAATGATTGCGTTAGAAGACACAACATGGGCTCACGAAAGCACCGACGACAACAGCGAGCCACCTCCTCCCCATAACGAGGTAACAGCGATGGCGGATGTTCTCAGGCGAGGCGATGTCATCCTCGTGGAGAAAAAAGATAAAGAAAGCACTGACACACAGACGCCACGTTACCTCTTGCAACAAATCCCTGAAGTCAATGGGGCCATTATCGTCATCAACCCGCATGATGGTAGTATTCTGGCCATGAGTGGCGGATATTCGTGGGAGGCAAGTAAATTTAACCGCGCAACCCAAGCAAAAAGACAGCCCGGTTCGGCTTTCAAGCCCATTGTCTACCTCGCCGCCTTGGATAACGGCTTTTCACCTACAAGTAAAATCCTCGATGCCCCCTTTGTTTTCCGCCAAAGCAAGGAAGATGCCGATTGGAAACCGCAAAACTACTCTAAGGAATTCTACGGCTTGACGTTGTTACGTCAGGGGTTAGAAAAATCGCGCAACCTTATCACCCTACGCCTTGCCAATGCCATTGGACTAGAACCTATTGCCGATTATGCCACAACATTAGGCGTCAACGACACATTTCCCACTGATGACCTCGCCGCCGTGTTGGGAACACGTGAGACGACCCTGCTCCAATTGACAAAGGCCTATGCGCCATTTGTCAATGGCGGGAAAAAAATAGAGGCGCATCTCATTGACCGCATTCAAGACCAACATGGCAAGACAATCTATAAAAAAGATACGCGTTCATGTCCAGAGTGCCAAACGGAAGCGTGGACTCCCTTCATGCGCCCCCCTTACCCTGACAATGTCCGCGAACAAATCATTGAGCCAGCCCTCGCCTATCAAATGCTCTCCCTGTTAGAAGGCGTCGTCCGTCGTGGCACAGCCTACTATATTGGACGTATCATCAAGCACGCCATCGCTGGCAAGACAGGAACAACGAACGACCATAAAGACACATGGTTTATTGGCTTTTCGCCAGATTTGCTCGTGGGTGTCTATACAGGATATGACGTTCCTCGCTCTCTCGGAGAACAAGGAACGGGGGCTGGTGCGGCAGGACCGACCTTTGCCCTCTTTATGAACGAAGCCCTTCAAGGAACGCCTATGTATCCTTTCCGTATTCCCACAGGCGTGCGCCTCGTGAGCATCGATAGGGAGAGTGGATTGCCTACTGATCCAGGGTCAAAGGGCGCTATCTTCGAAGCCTTCCGCGCTGACCAATTCACAGAAGAGGGACAAACGCAAGCGACGCACAGCACATCCCATATCGATATTGCTGACCCCGTGATCAATGCTGACCCTATCCTCGACAATGAACCGACAGGGCTTTACTAACATCCCATCGACTCTCATGGACCACGCCTTAGACGAACAGCTCCAACAGATAGACAAGGACTTGCACCTCATTAGGAGGCATCTTTGACCCTGAAAGGCTAAAAAAAGAACTGGAGAGGCTTGATACCCTGTGTGAACGCAAGGATTTATGGGATGATGCAAGGATGGCAAAAGCAACCTTGCGCGAACGCTCACATATCAACGAGCAACTGGCGCGTTTTCAATCCATCGCCAAAGACGTTGCCGACATGCGCGAATTGGTCGCACTGGCTGAACAAGATGCCTCCCTACGCGAAGAGGTTGCCTCTTCCTTGCATGTCTTGGGAGAAAAATTGGCGCGCATGCGCCTCACGACATTGCTCTCTGGCGAGGCAGATGGCAATGATTGCTACATCACCATCCAAGCGGGCTCTGGCGGCACGGAAGCACAAGACTGGGCACAGATGCTCGTCAGAATGTACCTCCGTTGGGCAGAGAAATGTTCCTATAAAAGCACATGGCTCGAAGAAAATAGCGGCCAAGAGGCTGGGCTCAAATCTGCCACCATACACATCGAAGGGCATTGTGCTTATGGATGGCTCAAACATGAGTCGGGAATCCACCGCTTGGTGAGAATATCGCCCTTCGATGCCAACGGGAAGAGACATACGAGTTTTGCCTCTGTCACCGTCTATCCCGTCATAGACGACAGCATTGACGTCTCCGTCGATGACAAAGAGTTAAGAATCGACACCTATCGAGCCAGCGGGGCAGGCGGGCAACATGTCAATAAAACAGATAGCGCCGTACGTATCACCCATATCCCCAGTGGAATCGTCGTCCAATGCCAAAGCAACCGCTCACAGCATAGAAATCGCGCTGAAGCCTATCGCATGCTCAAGGCGCGCCTCTACGAAAATATCCTTGAAGAACGCCAAGCGAAAGCAAACGAACAACGAGGACAACAAGATGATATTGGTTGGGGACATCAAATTCGCTCCTATGTCCTCCATCCCTATCAGATCGTGAAAGACTTACGCTACCATGTGGAGATAGGTAACGCGCAATCCGTCCTCGATGGACATATCGATGCCTTTTTAGAGGCTGCCCTGAGCCACCAATCATCATGAGAGAGCAAGGCAATATCCTCCGTCCTCTGTTGTGCGTAGAAAACACGGCACTGATGGATGAACTTCTATTTTTTGCCGTAGACGATACACCAACGTCTCCATGCGGTGACTTTCCACATGAGACTCCAGCTGCGCCAGCACACGCATCATATGCGCCTTAGAGACCGAACGTCCACCTGCTTGGGTGAGGAGAACACAGAGGGATTTTTCTTGCTCGCTCAGCGCCACCTCCTCCCCATGGGGCGCACGTAGGAGCATCCTGCGCGCGCCATCGAAGACATAAGGACCAAAGCGATAAACGTTCTTGGGGGGACATTGGGCAATAGAACCCTCTTGTCCACCAGAGTCATAAAAAAGAGAAAAAATATCACGCATAGAAAAAGGTTGGTAGAATGTGTAATCGGCGCAAGGCCAATGGAGTCGCTTTTGTCTTAACAAGGCAATATGGATATGACGATGGTTTTGCCACCAGGCCCAGTGCGAGGACGACTCTTCTAAACGTCCGCATGACTCATGGGGACCACAGACAATAGCGTCATCAATGTCATGCAAAAGGACACACGATGTATCGGCATGGGATTTTTGTGCATGGGGTATGTGCCTTGTAGGGAGGGTGAGGGCAGACATGACATCGAGGGTGAGCGTGCTATGACGCTTGCCATAATGCTTCATCACGTCTATGAGCACAGCATCAGCGCTCAGCAAAAGACATGAGAGTTTGTCATCACCTATCACCATGACAATCATTTCCCTCTATCAGCATGCCTCTTGTGCCCATCAAGGCACGCTCCATTATGGTCAGTGGCGCGCCCCTTGTCTATTAGGGAAAGGGGGAATCACCCGATGGAAAAAAGAAGGAGATGGCGCTTTCCCATGTGGTATCTTTCCTCTTCGTTCTATCCTATGGAGGCGCGACCGTTTAGGCTTGCTCCATACATCCCTTNNNNNNNNNNNNNNNNNNNNNNNNCTATCACACCCTTGATGGGTTGGTGTGATGACCCACAGAGTCCCCGCTATAATATGCTTGTTCGCTTCCCCTATAGGAGGTATTCTGCTGAACGACTATGGCGCGCGGATACGCTCTACGACATCCTTATCATCTTAGGCATCAATGATAAGAAAATCATCAAGAAAAAAGGAAGCGCCCTTTTTATCCATCTTGCCCAGCCCCATCGGCAACACACGCATGGATGTGTTGCTTTAGACAGACGGAATATGCTACACCTCATCGCAACGTTAAGGTGTCACAGCTCTCTTCATAGCCACGCCCCGCCTCACAAAGACAAACGCCAACGACTTCACGCATGTCACAAGAGCCCATAGACCACATTGTTTTCTTCCCCATCGCGCCAAGCAAGGAGAAAACGCCGTCACGTATGAATTTCGTTCTCAATCATGTAGAATTTCGGGGGTTTGAGGGGGATGTTCTAGAGTATGAAGAGAGCCCAATACCCCAATGGCTTCACATCCATGAGTCTGACCTCCGTCCGCTACGCACGACATTTCCCCGCCACAGACGTATTTTTACCGTCGAGGAAACGCGTGTCTTACGCTACCGTAAACATCCCTTCTTCAATCAATTCGGTATCGTCGCGTCCTATTATCATCCTGAAGATGGCTTCGACGGTATCTGGGTGCCGTCCCCCCCCTATACGCCAAGCCGCTACAGCCACTACAAAGAAGTAGAAAAAACACACACTCTCTCTCTTTTTTATGAACGCAAAATGGAGAGATCCACCGATAGCCTCAGACAATTCAAGCGTATCGCCAAAAAACTGATAGGCACACTATGCACAAGACAAGATTATTCCAAAGAGGATGACCCGCCCATAGAACATTATCGCTACCGCCTCGTCGTGGAAAAGAGTATCCATCGTCACTATTGGAGCAATGCACTCGCCAGTTGTTATATGACAGACACATATCCGTTATATATTGGGTGTCCTAATTTATACGAGTATTTTCCCGAAGAGTCTTATACGCCCATCGATATGTCCGATATACAACATGCCCTCGATAGGATCACAGCCATTGCTCGCTCAGACATGTGGCAGACAAGAAAAAAGGCCCTGGCGGTAGCAAGGCAGCGCCTTGTCCATCAACATAATCTCTATACATCCATAAGTCACATGGTGCAGGAATTCGCATTCACTCTTCTTGAACGCAAGGATGACACCTGTCCAGCCATTGTCATCTCCACAGAATAACATGCGCCCGCCATATCAGCAGGTGGAGCACATCGTTTTTCGTGTCGCGAGAGAAAATGATAGCACAGACAAAGGGTTTCGCCCTGTTAGGATTATCGACAATGTCCTTTTCACACAAGGCACGCGGCACGACCTTTTACACTACCGCCATCACCCGTCAGCGCACACATGGATGCTCACCACACATCCCATAAGGAGCACCGAGCGATATATCATCACCACCTTTCCACGCTACAGGCGTATTTCGTTCGTCACCGAGCCTATCACTGTCACAAATGTGGCGCATATGCTCAATGATTATGGTGTCGTCCTGTCCAGCTATAAGCCAAGTCACGACTTTCAGGGTGTGTGGATACCTCATGGTATCGGCTTGTCACTCGTACAGGGGCACTCAAGGGTGGCACTATCCACAAAAAAGAAACGCATCTCCGTTATCTGTAGCGGAAAACAACTGACAGACTACCACAAACAGCGCATACTCTTTGTCAAAAGTTTACAAGAGGCACTAGGAGATGACATCGACGTTTTTGGACGCGAGAGCCATGACATTCCACGCAAGAGCAAAGGCATTGTGCCCTATCGTTACCATGTCGTTCTCGAAAATTGTTGTCATCCGCATTATTGGACAGAAAAAATTGCCGATGCGTATATGGGAGAAGCCTATCCCTTTTATGCCGGATGTCCTAACCTCCATGAGTATTTCCCTAAAGAGTCTTACACCCCCATCGATATCTTTAATATTCAAAAATCTGTGGAGACGGTTGTCGCCTTGTCAGCATCCGACCTCTGGCTTGAAAAACGTGATGCTGTTTATATGGCAAAGAAACGCTACCTCTTCCAACACAGACGGAACGTGAAACTCGCTCATGTCGTCAACCAACTGGCTTATACCCTTCCGAAAACACCAGACGCCCCTTGCCCTCCAAGCGCTATACAATAAAGATGACACCGACCTGTGCATTATCATCTCTGACGAAGACCATGCGTGAACGAGCTCGGCACGTAAAGCACATCGTTTTTATCGCCCAGAAGCAAGGCGATAACCCGCGAAAAGGCCGCCCCCCTCCTTGCATTATCAACAATGTCCTCTTAGCACAAGGCACCCCGCATGATTTTGCGCACTATCGCCATCACCCGTCAGCACACACATGGATGGTCCGTCCGCTCCCTCATAGGGAAATAGAAAAATTTGTCACCACCTTTCCGCGCTACAGACGTATCGGCTTCGTAACCGAGCCCGTCGCTGTAGCAACCGCTTCAGATCTGTTCAATGATTATGGTATCGTCCTGTCCAGCTATAAGCCAAATTACGACTTTCAG
This Alphaproteobacteria bacterium GM7ARS4 DNA region includes the following protein-coding sequences:
- the hisI gene encoding phosphoribosyl-AMP cyclohydrolase gives rise to the protein MTNGTPYLHTMTQPIHFNKDGLIPAIAVDAHTKDVLMMAWMNEQALDLTMQTGYVHYWSRSRKQIWRKGETSQHTQHLERITLDCDGDTLLLHVTQKGVACHTGRPSCFYRLWNKTDKTWKNTCEPLIDPRGVYKRKDDR
- a CDS encoding isochorismatase family protein, whose product is MTLLSNRYSCLILVDIQEKLLPVMADSEGVVKNAALLCALARSLDIPIIASQQYPQGLGETHASLRPYIETSSMRIDKVTFSAAASPDFLGALCRHEARKQLVIVGIEAHICVLQTALDLLRRGYQCFVVVDGVSSRKKASVDVALSRLQQQGCSAVTTEMVLFEWLQKAGTPLFKEISQKIRSG
- a CDS encoding N-acetylmuramoyl-L-alanine amidase, coding for MAVTAVVLLLLGATCLYADTSRLQVKAIRFSPASTETMRVVLDIAGKHVDYHAFMLDEPVRIVIDIDHGAFSLPQTETPRAHGFITDYRYGRFTETVSRLVLLMDSYVVISRVFTLPVDDDHPLLRLVIDLEAVENKAAFDKKRQERRFASATALLSLLRPPPPQSQEPMTPPLPKRQDAAPPHEQEHEQDGDKRPPTTRAPATPPIAPPVALKPREKPLIVIDAGHGGIDTGAISVHGMAEKDVNLRMAFLLRRYLLATGKVRVFMTREKDVFVSLSQRVIKARKQQASLFLSIHADSHPKPYVRGFSVYTLSETASDKEAEALAQRENKSDIIAGVDFRKERPEVFDILIDLTQRATNDNAHRLALCVVDRMRVVSSSLPNPKRSAGFAVLKAPDIPSILIELGYLSNTEDEKRLRKTGYLAALARAITDAVTRHIGDTCPSTQKNL
- a CDS encoding penicillin-binding protein 1A is translated as MDYYMSYDDRRRAFWRRITLFTALAVGLCAIVLIVIISTYSRGLPDHRHLADYKPQTTTRIYASDGEFMSEYAYEKRVFVPIEDIPRRVIDAFIATEDQNFWSHPGVDVFSMVRAAIGNIQRYRDNRRPQGGSTITQQVAKNFLLSNELSLERKIKEALLALRIEETLSKERILELYLNEIYLGLSAYGVASAAQIYFGKTLGELTLPEAAFLAGLPKAPSTYHPIRHPLRAIERRNWALGRMEDEGMISSTEYHIATKQPLNTLSKKQENLDTHYFSEEVRQELVTRYDEKTLYSGGLSVYTSLDPHLQDIAHRSLIDGLEYFDQKLGYRGPIAHLAVLNDWQKQLTAIDHPSGAHLLDMAVVLSTTRDNARIGLSHGGEGMIALEDTTWAHESTDDNSEPPPPHNEVTAMADVLRRGDVILVEKKDKESTDTQTPRYLLQQIPEVNGAIIVINPHDGSILAMSGGYSWEASKFNRATQAKRQPGSAFKPIVYLAALDNGFSPTSKILDAPFVFRQSKEDADWKPQNYSKEFYGLTLLRQGLEKSRNLITLRLANAIGLEPIADYATTLGVNDTFPTDDLAAVLGTRETTLLQLTKAYAPFVNGGKKIEAHLIDRIQDQHGKTIYKKDTRSCPECQTEAWTPFMRPPYPDNVREQIIEPALAYQMLSLLEGVVRRGTAYYIGRIIKHAIAGKTGTTNDHKDTWFIGFSPDLLVGVYTGYDVPRSLGEQGTGAGAAGPTFALFMNEALQGTPMYPFRIPTGVRLVSIDRESGLPTDPGSKGAIFEAFRADQFTEEGQTQATHSTSHIDIADPVINADPILDNEPTGLY
- the prfB gene encoding peptide chain release factor 2 (programmed frameshift) → MDHALDEQLQQIDKDLHLIRRHLDPERLKKELERLDTLCERKDLWDDARMAKATLRERSHINEQLARFQSIAKDVADMRELVALAEQDASLREEVASSLHVLGEKLARMRLTTLLSGEADGNDCYITIQAGSGGTEAQDWAQMLVRMYLRWAEKCSYKSTWLEENSGQEAGLKSATIHIEGHCAYGWLKHESGIHRLVRISPFDANGKRHTSFASVTVYPVIDDSIDVSVDDKELRIDTYRASGAGGQHVNKTDSAVRITHIPSGIVVQCQSNRSQHRNRAEAYRMLKARLYENILEERQAKANEQRGQQDDIGWGHQIRSYVLHPYQIVKDLRYHVEIGNAQSVLDGHIDAFLEAALSHQSS
- a CDS encoding response regulator transcription factor, whose amino-acid sequence is MVIGDDKLSCLLLSADAVLIDVMKHYGKRHSTLTLDVMSALTLPTRHIPHAQKSHADTSCVLLHDIDDAIVCGPHESCGRLEESSSHWAWWQNHRHIHIALLRQKRLHWPCADYTFYQPFSMRDIFSLFYDSGGQEGSIAQCPPKNVYRFGPYVFDGARRMLLRAPHGEEVALSEQEKSLCVLLTQAGGRSVSKAHMMRVLAQLESHVESHRMETLVYRLRQKIEVHPSVPCFLRTTEDGGYCLALS
- a CDS encoding L,D-transpeptidase family protein, with product MGWCDDPQSPRYNMLVRFPYRRYSAERLWRADTLYDILIILGINDKKIIKKKGSALFIHLAQPHRQHTHGCVALDRRNMLHLIATLRCHSSLHSHAPPHKDKRQRLHACHKSP